The genomic window CTTTAATACATTTCTTTCAGGCCAGCTACCGAACGACAATGTCATGTGGGTAGCTTTGCAGGATGTTTTTCAATCATATGACATGAATGAACAAGCATTTCATGACATGATTAAAGGCCAAAGCTTTGATTTAGTAAAAAAAGAATATGAAACGCTAAATGAGGTTCTTGATTACTCCTATCACGTTGCTAGTACGGTAGGGTTAATGCTATTGCCAGTTCTCGCTCCTGGGAAATTTGATAGACTACGAGAAAGTGCCATCAAACTAGGCTTAGCAATGCAACTGACAAATATTTTACGCGATATCGGAGAAGATTTAGAACGAGGTCGCGTGTATATACCAAAGGATGTTTCGTTACAGTACCGATACAGCGAAGGAGATTTGCATTCTCGCGTGGTAAATGCCCCATTTGTGCACGTATGGGAGCACCTAGCTAATATCGCAGAGGAGTTATACGCGCAGAGCTTTGAAGATTTAGGTGAATATCCGTTATATTCACGCACACCAGTCAAAGGAGCTGGTATTCTCTACCGTTCTATCTTAGATGAGATACGCAAAAACCACTACAATGTCTTCTCTAACCGCAACTTCGTTAGCTCAGCAACGAAAGCGAAGTTGTTGGCGCAGATGTAGGAGTGTGACTGGGTTATAACTTTTGAAAGCACAGAGATAAACGAAAGATAGGTGGATTGCAACTAGCCAGTTTTAGGGGCGTGGTTGAGTTGAATTGGCAGCGAACTTGAAAAAACACAAACATCCGTGGGGTGTTTGTGTTTTTTATGGTAATCTGAGCGATATTACATTTTACTAACGGAATTCTAAGAAAAAATAACGTTATGACGATATTTGGTAGAGTTTCTAGCATTAAATGATAAAAATTATGGGGCTTTTCATGTCGAATTATGTTGTTTGAAGTCGAGGTTTGTAGGTGCCTGGCACGCTCAAAAATGAGGGTTGTAACAATCTAGTAATATCAAGGGTGCATAATTTGTCGTCAATTGTCGGTGCCAGGCACCGACAATTTTATATATATTTTGACAAATCGTTAACTAATATTGCCAAAATACTAACTATTTTTTAAAATGTATATGCAAAGGAGGGATAAAAATGCCGAGAAATCCAAGGTTGTATCAACCTATGAGTTTTTATCACATCACAAGTAGGTCGATAGAAAGATACTTATTCAAAACAGAGGAGGATTACTATAGATTTTTGAATATATTATATTTATCTACTAAAAAACATAACGTTATTATTTGTTCATATTGTTTAATGAGAAACCACTTTCATCTAATTATTCAAACCCCACATTACCACATTTCGAACCTCATAGGACAGATAAAAAAACAATACTCAAACTACTACAATAAACAATATAACCGAAAAGGACCTCTATATGAGAAACGATTTTTTGCAAAAGAAGTTATAGATAATTCATCGTTATTATTAACGAGTAGTTATGTTCACTTTAACCCCACAAGGCACAACGTTGTTTATAATCCACATCATTACCAATACTCAAGTTATAAATACTACTATGACATACAACAAAAAAGCCCTAGACTATTAACAATGTCCCCTATACTGAATATTTTCTCTGGGTCAATTGAAGACCAGGCAAAATCATACATAACCTGGTGTGAGCAAGCATGGTTACAACGGAATAATCGAGTTAAACAATAGAAAGTTCATACCCCCGTCATCAAAATATTATTTAACTTTGGATGCTCCGAAAAAGTAATGGTGCTGCACGATTAGCATTTAATCATTATTACTTAGTTTATTAATAAGAAAAAACACAAGACTTAAAGAAAGCTTGTGCCTTAATTTAATGATTTACAGTAAAAAGTCAGCCCGCACACCCCATCACCTCACCCCAACCTTTCCGTGCTTTCGATCGACATACTTTCCGACGTTCAAGCCGCCGAGTGTGACCATCGGTGAGCCGCCGCCGGGGTGGGTGGTACCGCCGACGAAGTATAAACCGCGGACATCGGGGCTCACGTTGCTTGGACGGAAGAAGGCGTCGGTTCGGTGGTTCGATGATATGCCATATAGAGCGCCGCGGAAGGCGGCGAAGCTCGAAGCAATGTCAGAAGGTGTAATAACGCGCTCGTACGAAAGGTGTGAGCGGATATCGAGCCCTTGCTCCTGTAACTTATCGTAAATGATGTTTTTGTAGTGTTCTGGATTCACTTGTAAACCGTTCTCTTTTCGTAACGCGGGTGCGTTTACTAATATGAATAAGTTTGAGCCGCCTTCAATGGCCGCCGTGCTATCAGTAAATGCAGAATTACAAATGTAAATCGTTGGGTCATCACTGTATATCTTTTCTTTAAAAATTTCAGTGAATTCACGTTTATAATTGCTTGAAAAATATACATTGTGATGCAGTAATTTATCGAACTGTTTAGACACGCCTGCCAAAATAACAAACGCGGATATCGAAGGATCATATTTAAAGATTTTACTATCTGGAAAGCTTGGACGGTGGACCTCCGGAATGAGCCGTTGATACGTTGTCAGCAAGTCCGCATTCGCAATCACGGCGTCAGCCCCTACTTTTTCACCATTTTCCAACAAAACTCCCACTGCCTGTCGGTTCTCCACAAGTACTTCCTTAATAGAAGTAGAGGTGTGAATTTTTACGCCGAGCTTCTTGGCCACCTTTTCAAAGCCGCGGGCTATGTTATAATTACCACCTTTTACATAATACACACCTTGATTTAACTCTAAATGAGCAATCAACGCGAATGTTGCCGGTGTTAAATAAGGTGAAGAGCCAATGTATGTGGCATAGCGATTGAAGGCTTGAATAACTTGTTCGTTTTTAAAAAAGATGCGAAAGAAGCTGTCTAATGTTTGAAAAGGGCGCACCCTCATAAAAGCTCTGCTTAATCGCGGTGAAAGAAAGTCAGGTAAAGATGAAAAGATTTTCGGGAAAAATTCGTGCTCAGCAATGTTATAAAGCTGACGCACCTCCCTTAAAAACCGCTCTAAATTCTTAAACCCATGAGGATCTAGCGACTTCAACTGCGATAACATAACTTCTTTATTACTCGAAAAATCAAAGCTCGTGCCATCTGCAAAAATATTTCGTGTATGTCGGTCTAATTTAACTAGCTCAAAATAATCTTCCGCACGTTCGCCTGTTTGTTCAATGACTTGCTTAAATATTTGTGGCATCGTGATGGTGTTAGGTCCGAAGTCAAAACGAAATCCATTGTTACTAGTAACCTCCATAAGCTTGCCACCAACATGTTCGTTTTTTTCAAAAATCTCAACAGAATGCCCTAAATTGGCAAGGGTAATGGCCGTCGATAACCCTCCTAAACCAGCACCAATAACAATGACTTTCATTAAAAAACCTCCATCAAGTTATTTATAAATAAGCAGCAACATAAATTAATACGCACTCTCGGTTCACATCTGAACCACACGCCCCACACGTATCTTGCAACGCTTAAAATGACCTCTTCAATACAAATCATCCCTTAGTAATACTCGCGGCCTTTCCAAGTTATCGCTTGTTTTCTTATACTGCGCCACATTGCAACTATTAGTAAAATAACCATGACTGCTGCAGAAAAAGGGATAAACCAAAATGACGAAAGTCCACCGGTATTCATGCGCCAATCTACAAACGCACGCAGCAGAATTGTTAGTAAAAGTGGCACTACATAAATCCAGCCATATAAGGGGTCCATCCAGCCGTATAAGGGCGCTATTAAAGCTAACAGAAGAGGACCAACAAAAACTAACGTGTAAAAGCCAATCAACATAATAGCTAGTATCCAAGACCGACCGATACCATTAAAAATATTTTTCGAAAAGCCTTCCCATGTGTCACGGTTTGAATTATACATATGGCACGCCACATGTCGACTTACATTTGCTAACATAACTTTATAACCGGCATGCTTCATGTTACGAGCAATGTGGACATCCTCGACAAGCGAGCTTTTTACAGACGCGTGTCCACCAATCGCTTCATAGGCATTCCGTTTGAAAAACATGAATGCTCCGTGTGCAGCTGTTGCTGCGGGAAACATATTTTTATTTGCGAGCCATATGGGTAAGTGAAGTAATACAATAAAGTGCTGCATTGGCACAAGTAGCCGGCTGAGCCAAGTTGATACAGGAAATGATGGAAAGCCTGTCACTAAGCCCGCATTATAATGTTGCGAAACGTCAAGTGCGCGTTCTACTACATCAGGTTGCAGCCTGACATCTGCATCGATAAAAAGCAAATAGTCTCCGTTGGCACGATGTGCTAACTGGTGGCATGCATATGATTTACCTATCCAGTCTCGAGGAAGCTCCTCACCTTTTAAAATTGTAAATTCTGATTGCTGTAATAACTTATTTGTCTCATCTGTAGAGCGATCATCAAGTAGCAGCACTTCCAAATTTGGGTATGTTAACTGACGCACCGACTCAAGTAGATCATCTACATTCGCCTCTTCGTTACGCATCGGGACAAGCAAAGAAACAAGGGGGCGATCGACAAACCGCTCTCGCCCCGGGGTACTCGCACTATTACTCTTCCTATCATTACGTCCGCTGAAAGGAACTAGAAACAATGAATTGATAATAGTCCAACCGACTAACCCGACATAAATCATAACAATTACACTCATTACAAACGCCTCGTGAAATAATCATAGTTTTCAGTGATCACAATATCTCGTAAATGATCTAGCTGTTCGGTGACATGTGCTTCCAGTTCATATGTATTCTCTTTGCGTGTACCGGCTAAAAACTGTTTAGCATGGACCGCTTTTCCAATTGTAACGTAGGCACTTGGTTTTTTTACATGACCAAACGAATAATAAAACGAAACAGGCACAACATGTACTGATGGTTGTCGCTCAAGTAAATAGGCTATTCCGGGTAGAAATTGTAATGGACGCTGTTCTAAGTGCCGTTCATCTCCTTGTGGGAAAATACTTACGCTGCGACCTTCGTCTAATAATGCACTAGCATAAGAAAATGATTTAATAATATCTTTAGGCTTTTGCTGATTAATAGAGAAACCTCCGAGCTTTCTGAAAAAAGGGTAACTCAGTAGCCCTTTTTCCGACATCATCGCATGCATATCCGTTTCTAATATTTTTTTATTCAACTGAAACAACAGCAGCCCATCCCACCACGAGCTGTGATTGAGCACACAAACGTAAGGGGCCTTCGGCATTTCCTCAACATGAACGAGAATTTTTTCAAAAGAGCGTTTCAGCAAAAACGAATTATATATAAAAAATAGATTTTCAAACAGACCGTCCTTTTTAGCTTCTAGCATAAAAGACCCTCATTCCGAGCAAGACGATGAGTATAACAGAGGAGAAAAATGATGCAAGCCATAAACCGTTCAATAATCCAATAAAGGCAAACATACATGTCACTAGTACATACACCGTAAACAACCGTCGTTGCCAGTCCAGGTCCAGCGACTCACTACGAAATAAATAAACTACTATAAAAAACAGAGCCGCTAACACAAACCAACCAGCAAAATTAGAAAAAGGAATGTCGTAATATAGTCCACCTTGGTTCCAAATCCAATATTCTTTAACGACAGCGGACACAGGATCCAAGATTAAATCCATACCAACAGATAAACCCGCGCCGATTAAAATTTTTAAAAGAACAGCCTTATTGCTAAAAAGACGTTCCACAATCGCATGGCTAGATCCTATGACCATTAACCAAGCAAATCCTATCGCGACCGGTACATCAAATAGTTTTAAGCCAAAGTCATCGTTGTATGTGTAATTCCCAAAGAACACACCGTAAACTGTACCGATATGCTCGACACTCATTGAAACTACGAAAATAATGGTGCTTATAATCCAGCCCTTCACAAGGCCAAAGCTTTTTAGAAAATAAATGATAGCAAGCACACCAGTCAATACGAGGAAAACGAGATTCGCCCATTCCAAGTACGGAGGTAAAAGGTCGAAACCTACAAGAACAACACCAACACTAAACCATAGTAAAAATAAACGATATATCCATTGCTGCCACAAAGTGTTCACATCCTCTCAGTTTCATTATAAAACGGATTAGCGTCGTTTGCTAACTTTAAGGCGTTTCGTAAAGACGTTTGGTAATTATAGAAAAATTTACAAATGTTTATAAAGTCTTAAAATTACCCTAACATTCTATTAACTTTTAGCTGGTAACTTAGTAGAGTAATGAATTTAAGAGGGAGGAACAATATTTTGAAAAAACTAAAACAGCTTCAGATTGTAGTTTTAGCATTTGTGTTGATTATGTCATTATTTTCACCTGCAGCGAGTGCAGCTGAAAAAGGGACAGCTAAAAATGTTATTTTAATGATTCCAGATGGATTAGGTGCTAGCTACTTAACAGCAGCAAGACTTTACAAAGGCGAAGAATTAAGCTTTGAAAAATATGTAAAAGGTTTAATGAAAACATATTCTGCTAATACAAGCGTTACAGATTCAGCGGCTGCTGGAACAGCAATGGCAACAGGTTACAAAACTGATAATGGTAAGATTTCAGTAACACCTGATGGAACAGAGCCGGATTCAATCCTTGATGGTGCTCGTAACGATGGAAAAGCGACTGGATTAGTTGCAACTTCTCGCATTACTCATGCTACACCTGCTGTATTTGTATCACATGATGCATCTCGCGGGAACGAAGTGGCGCTTGCTCAACAATATATTAATAATGTTGACGTAATCCTTGGTGGTGGCCAAGATATGTTCACTTTACAATCTGAGGGTGGAAAGCAACCAGAGCGTAATCTTGTAGAAGAAGCAAAAGCAGCTGGATATGACTACATAACAACAAAATCAGAAATGGCTGACGTATCAAGCAATAAAGTACTAGGGTTATTTGCAAAAGCTGCTTTAACATATGAAATTGATAGAGTAGACGAAGAACAACCAAGCCTTTCAGACATGACAGAATTCGCTATTGATGTATTACAAAAAGACGAAGACGGATTTTTCTTAATGGTAGAAGGTAGCCAAATTGACTGGGCAGGTCATGGTAACGATCCAACTGCAGCTATCCATGATGTATTAGAGTTTGAAAAAGCTGTTGATGTTGCATTAGAATTTGCTAAAGAAGATAAAGAAACATTAGTTGTCATTGTAGGAGACCACGAAACTGGTGGTATGGTTATCGGGTCAACACATGGCGGCTATGCTGATAATATTGAAGTTTTAAAAAGCATTAAAGCTAGTAATAATACAGTAGCAAGAGCCTTACACGAGAGCGCAACAAAAATTTCTTTAGAAAATGGTAAAGAAGTTGATGGTGAATACTATATTCATATCCGTGATGCAGTTGCTCAAATGAATGGTGAGCTTGAGTATGATTCTAAAACAAAGCAAGCAACAATTAATGCTGAAGGTATGTCTGTTACATTTAATCTAGCTGACAAGGTTGTTAAGCAAGGCAACGAAATGGTAGCATTTGATTTATTCCTTGATCAAGAGGAAAGCAAGAATTATATGAATGTTAAAGATTTATTCCGTTTATTTGGCTATGATGTTGCTATTGGTACATCAAAAGATAAGCCTGAATTAACGACTGCTTATTTATTACATGTGAACAAAGTAACGGCTCCGTATTATGGGTTTGACTTAACAGCGGATGACGTTGAGTTAATCACTTCTGTAAACTGGAACGGGTATTACGATGTACCTAACGTGTTAGGAACAGTTGTATCTAACCACGCTTACATCACATGGGGCACGCGTAACCACTCTGGTGTTGAAGTACCATTATATGCATATGGAGTAGGAGCAGATCATTTTGTTGGATTACTTGAAAACATCCAATTACCACGTGTTATTTCATACTTAATGGGGACAGAGATTTTTGAAGATGAAGTAGAAACAATTGAAGAATTAGAGAATAGAAGAACTAACTAATCACCAAAAGGAGCTGCCTCAAGCGTTGAGGCAGCTTTTATATGTGTTAGGATATAGTCTTAGATAGGGTGTAAGTAAGGATTACTCCGACACTCAGTAAATAATACTCTAGAAAAGCACAAAAACACGCTAGATCCGAGCCTAACGTGTTTTTTGATGCAGCGCTTAAAATCGAAAAACGAAGTGTGCGCTTCTAGTTTATCCTACTAGATCATTTACTTTATATATTGCAAATCCATATGCAGGAAGGTGTGCAACTAACTGATCAGCTGCAGTTGATAGTGATTCACCAGTCCATAAGTTTGTTAATGTTTTATTTTTCACATCAAGTGGTAACGTTGCTTCAATATCGCGATCTGAGTTGTTTAAAACAAAGTAAATTGAATCTTGCTCATAGTTTTTACGATATACTACATAATTCAACTCATCGTTCGCTTCGACAAACTCAAATGTACCTCTGTTACCGAAAGCAGGTTCTTCTTTACGAAGCTTTAACAGCTTTTGAGTATGGTAGAACATGTCCCGGTCTTGGTGCTCTTCCTCCCAAATCATACACGCACGACAACCAGGGTCTTGTCCACCAGCCATGCCGATTTCGTCACCGTAGTAAATACATGGTGCACCTAGGAATGACAGCTGGAATACGTACAATAGCTTCACTTTTTCCTTACTATTACCACAAAGGGTCAAAATACGTGGTGTGTCATGGCTATCAAGTAAATTAAACTGAACTTCATTTACGTTAACTGGGTATGAATGCAATACTTCCGTGATAATATTGCTGAATTTTTCTGCACGAATATCATCTTTTGCAAAGAAACGAAGGGCGCCATTTGTAAATGGATAGTTCATTACAGCGTCAAATTGATCGCCTTGTAACCATGGCATAGAGTCGTGCCAAATTTCACCTAAAATATAAACATCGTCACGCACTTCTT from Bacillus sp. HMF5848 includes these protein-coding regions:
- a CDS encoding alkaline phosphatase, which gives rise to MKKLKQLQIVVLAFVLIMSLFSPAASAAEKGTAKNVILMIPDGLGASYLTAARLYKGEELSFEKYVKGLMKTYSANTSVTDSAAAGTAMATGYKTDNGKISVTPDGTEPDSILDGARNDGKATGLVATSRITHATPAVFVSHDASRGNEVALAQQYINNVDVILGGGQDMFTLQSEGGKQPERNLVEEAKAAGYDYITTKSEMADVSSNKVLGLFAKAALTYEIDRVDEEQPSLSDMTEFAIDVLQKDEDGFFLMVEGSQIDWAGHGNDPTAAIHDVLEFEKAVDVALEFAKEDKETLVVIVGDHETGGMVIGSTHGGYADNIEVLKSIKASNNTVARALHESATKISLENGKEVDGEYYIHIRDAVAQMNGELEYDSKTKQATINAEGMSVTFNLADKVVKQGNEMVAFDLFLDQEESKNYMNVKDLFRLFGYDVAIGTSKDKPELTTAYLLHVNKVTAPYYGFDLTADDVELITSVNWNGYYDVPNVLGTVVSNHAYITWGTRNHSGVEVPLYAYGVGADHFVGLLENIQLPRVISYLMGTEIFEDEVETIEELENRRTN
- a CDS encoding glycosyltransferase family 2 protein, coding for MSVIVMIYVGLVGWTIINSLFLVPFSGRNDRKSNSASTPGRERFVDRPLVSLLVPMRNEEANVDDLLESVRQLTYPNLEVLLLDDRSTDETNKLLQQSEFTILKGEELPRDWIGKSYACHQLAHRANGDYLLFIDADVRLQPDVVERALDVSQHYNAGLVTGFPSFPVSTWLSRLLVPMQHFIVLLHLPIWLANKNMFPAATAAHGAFMFFKRNAYEAIGGHASVKSSLVEDVHIARNMKHAGYKVMLANVSRHVACHMYNSNRDTWEGFSKNIFNGIGRSWILAIMLIGFYTLVFVGPLLLALIAPLYGWMDPLYGWIYVVPLLLTILLRAFVDWRMNTGGLSSFWFIPFSAAVMVILLIVAMWRSIRKQAITWKGREYY
- a CDS encoding lysophospholipid acyltransferase family protein, with the protein product MLEAKKDGLFENLFFIYNSFLLKRSFEKILVHVEEMPKAPYVCVLNHSSWWDGLLLFQLNKKILETDMHAMMSEKGLLSYPFFRKLGGFSINQQKPKDIIKSFSYASALLDEGRSVSIFPQGDERHLEQRPLQFLPGIAYLLERQPSVHVVPVSFYYSFGHVKKPSAYVTIGKAVHAKQFLAGTRKENTYELEAHVTEQLDHLRDIVITENYDYFTRRL
- a CDS encoding carotenoid biosynthesis protein, whose translation is MWQQWIYRLFLLWFSVGVVLVGFDLLPPYLEWANLVFLVLTGVLAIIYFLKSFGLVKGWIISTIIFVVSMSVEHIGTVYGVFFGNYTYNDDFGLKLFDVPVAIGFAWLMVIGSSHAIVERLFSNKAVLLKILIGAGLSVGMDLILDPVSAVVKEYWIWNQGGLYYDIPFSNFAGWFVLAALFFIVVYLFRSESLDLDWQRRLFTVYVLVTCMFAFIGLLNGLWLASFFSSVILIVLLGMRVFYARS
- a CDS encoding transposase, which translates into the protein MSFYHITSRSIERYLFKTEEDYYRFLNILYLSTKKHNVIICSYCLMRNHFHLIIQTPHYHISNLIGQIKKQYSNYYNKQYNRKGPLYEKRFFAKEVIDNSSLLLTSSYVHFNPTRHNVVYNPHHYQYSSYKYYYDIQQKSPRLLTMSPILNIFSGSIEDQAKSYITWCEQAWLQRNNRVKQ
- a CDS encoding NAD(P)/FAD-dependent oxidoreductase, with translation MKVIVIGAGLGGLSTAITLANLGHSVEIFEKNEHVGGKLMEVTSNNGFRFDFGPNTITMPQIFKQVIEQTGERAEDYFELVKLDRHTRNIFADGTSFDFSSNKEVMLSQLKSLDPHGFKNLERFLREVRQLYNIAEHEFFPKIFSSLPDFLSPRLSRAFMRVRPFQTLDSFFRIFFKNEQVIQAFNRYATYIGSSPYLTPATFALIAHLELNQGVYYVKGGNYNIARGFEKVAKKLGVKIHTSTSIKEVLVENRQAVGVLLENGEKVGADAVIANADLLTTYQRLIPEVHRPSFPDSKIFKYDPSISAFVILAGVSKQFDKLLHHNVYFSSNYKREFTEIFKEKIYSDDPTIYICNSAFTDSTAAIEGGSNLFILVNAPALRKENGLQVNPEHYKNIIYDKLQEQGLDIRSHLSYERVITPSDIASSFAAFRGALYGISSNHRTDAFFRPSNVSPDVRGLYFVGGTTHPGGGSPMVTLGGLNVGKYVDRKHGKVGVR
- a CDS encoding phytoene/squalene synthase family protein translates to MDKLKHAYDICEAIIKENSKTFYKAFSFLPAKQKRAVWAIYAFCRTVDDIVDEGEQPLEGLQQFEHDFNTFLSGQLPNDNVMWVALQDVFQSYDMNEQAFHDMIKGQSFDLVKKEYETLNEVLDYSYHVASTVGLMLLPVLAPGKFDRLRESAIKLGLAMQLTNILRDIGEDLERGRVYIPKDVSLQYRYSEGDLHSRVVNAPFVHVWEHLANIAEELYAQSFEDLGEYPLYSRTPVKGAGILYRSILDEIRKNHYNVFSNRNFVSSATKAKLLAQM